The genomic region GTGGCCTCCGCCGACGAGCCCTTCAGCCAGTACGGCCTGCTCGCCGAGAGCGTGCAGACGCCGGCCGACCGCTCGTGGGTGCTCTTCACGCTGCGCCCCGAGGCGCGCTGGCACGACGGCCGCCCGATCACCCCCGCGGACGTGATCTGGACCTTCCAGACGCTCCTCGACAAGGGCCAGCCCTTCTTCCGCTTCTACTACGGGAGCGTCGACCAGGTCGAGCAGCGCGGCGAGCGGGGCGTCTACTTCCACTTCGCGCCGGGCACGAACCGCGAGCTGCCGCTGATCCTGGGCCAGCTCCCGGTGCTCCCGAAGCACTGGTGGGCGACCCGCAGCTTCGACGCCGTGAGCCTCGAGCCGCCGCTCGGGAGCGGCGCCTACAAGATCGCGAAGTTCGAGGCCGGACGCTTCGTCGAGTACGAGCGGGTGCCCGACTACTGGGGCCGGGACCTGCCCGTGAACCGCGGCCGCGAGAACTTCGACGTGCAGCGCTACGAGTACTTCCGCGACGCTACCGTCGCCCTCGAGGCCTTCAAGGGCGACCAGTACGACTTCCGGCTCGAGAACAGCGCGAAGGACTGGGCGACCGGCTACGACGTGCCGCCCGTGCACGACGGCCGGATCGTGAAGCAGGAGGTTCCGCACGAGCGGCCGGCCGGCATGCAGGGCTTCGCGATGAACCTGCGCCGGCCCGTGTTCCAGGACGCGCGCGTGCGCGAGGCGCTCGCCTTCGCCTTCGACTTCGAGTGGGAGAACCAGACCCTCTTCTACGGCCAGTACACGCGTACGCGTAGCTACTTCGAGAACTCGGAGCTGGCCGCACGCGGGCTCCCCGGGACGGCCGAGCTGGCGCTGCTCGAGCCCTTCCGCGGGAAGATCCCCGAGGAGGTGTTCACGACGGAGTACCAGCCGCCGGCGACGGACGGCTCGGGCAACAACCGCGACAACCTGCGCCGCGCCGCCGAGCTCTTCAAGGCGGCCGGCTGGCAGGTGGCCGGCGGGAAGCTCGTGAAGGACGGCCAGCCGCTGGCCTTCGAGATCCTGCTCCCGAGCGCGCAGTTCGAGCGCGTGGTCCTGCCCTACAAGGCGAACCTCGAGAAGATCGGGGTCACCGCCTCGGTCCGCACCGTCGACACCGCGCAGTACAAGCGCCGGATGGACACCTTCGACTACGACATGACGCTCTCGGTGTTCCCCCAGTCCGACTCGCCCGGCAACGAGCAGCGCGACTTCTGGGGCAGCGAGGCCGCCGGGCGCGAAGGCAGCCGCAACACGATCGGGATCCGGGACCCCGCCGTCGACGCGCTGGTCGAGCAGGTCATCGCGGCACCGGACCGGGCGAGCCTCGTGGCCGCGTGCCGCGCGCTCGATCGCGTGCTCCAGTGGGGCCACTACGTCGTGCCGAACTGGTACATCGCGAGTGACCGGATCGCCTACTGGAACCGCTTCGGGATGCCCTCGCTGGTTCCCAAGAACGGCCTCCAGCTCGACGCCTGGTGGTGGGACGCGGGGAAGGCGGCGGCGCTGGAAGCGAGGCGCTAGCCCGCGCGCATGGGGGCCTACGTCGTCCGCCGCCTCCTGCTCGTGATCCCGACCCTGTTCGCGATCATGCTCGTGAACTTCGCGGTCGTGCAGGTGGTGCCGGGGGGGCCGATCGAGCAGATCCTGGCCCGTCTCGAGGGCACCGCGGTGGGCGCCACCTCACGCGTCTCCGGTGGCGGCGGCGAGCTCGCTCCGGCCGGGCCGGCCGCGCCGGGCGGCGGCGGCCCCTCGCGCTACCGCGGCGCCCAGGGCCTCGACGCCGAGTACATCGCGCGTCTCGAGAAGGAGTTCGGCTTCGACCAGCCGCCCTGGAAGCGCTTCCTCGAGATGATGCGCCGCTACCTCCTCTTCGACTTCGGCAAGAGCTACTTCCGCGACAAGCCGGTGATGGAGCTGGTGCTCGAGCGCATGCCGGTGTCGATCTCGCTGGGCCTGTGGACGACGCTCCTCGTCTACGCGATCTCGATCCCGCTCGGCGTTCGCAAGGCCGTGCGCGACGGCTCGCGCTTCGACGTCTGGACCAGCGGTGTCGTGATCGCCGGCAACGCGATCCCCTCCTTCCTGTTCGCGATCTTCCTGGTCGTGGTCTTCGCCGGCGGGCGCTACCTCGACTGGTTCCCGCTGCGCGGCCTCGTCTCCGAGAACTGGCGCGAGCTCTCCTTCCCGCGCCTGGCCCTCGACTACCTGTGGCACATGGTGCTGCCGGTCACGTCGATGGTGATCGGCGGCTTCGCCTCGCTCACGATCCTGACCAAGAACTCGTTCCTCGACGAGATCCACAAGCAGTACGTGACGACCGCGCGCGCCAAGGGGCTCGGCGAGCGGCAGGTGCTCTACGGGCACGTCTTCCGCAACGCGATGCTGATCGTGGTGGCCGGCTTCCCGGCGGCCCTGATCGGGATCCTCTTCGCGAGCTCGCTCCTGATCGAGGTGATCTTCTCGCTCGAGGGGCTCGGGCTCCTCGGCTTCGAGGCCGCGATCAACCGCGACTACCAGGTGATGTTCGGGACGCTCTACGTCTTCACCCTGATGGGCCTGGTGCTGGGCCTCGTCGCCGACCTCACCTACACCTTCGTGGATCCCCGGATCGACTTCGAAGGGCGCGAGGTCTAGCGCGTGCTCGGCGAGCTCGGGCGCCGCCGCTTCGAGGCCTTCCGCGCGAACCGACGCGCCTGGTGGTCGTTGTGGATCTTCGCGGCCCTGTTCCTGGGCACGCTGCCGGCCGAGCTCGTCGCGAACGACAAGCCGCTGCTCGTCCGCTACGAGGGCCGCTTCTACGTGCCCGTCCTGCGCAGCTACCCGGAGACCACCTTCGGCGGCTTCTTCGAGACCGAGGCGCAGTACCGGGCGCCCGAGGTGCAGGAGCTGATCCGGGCCAAGGGCTGGCTCGTCTGGCCGCCGATCCCGTACTCCTACGACACCCACGTGCGCGACCTCGCGGGCCCCGCGCCCTCGCCGCCGAGCGCGAAGAACTGGCTCGGCACCGACGACCAGGCCCGCGACGTGGTGGCGCGCCTCGTCTACGGCTTCCGGATCTCGGTGCTCTTCGGGGGCATCCTGACCCTCCTCTCGTCGCTGGTCGGGGTCACGGCCGGCGCGGTGCAGGGCTACTTCGGCGGCCGGATCGACCTCTTCTTCCAGCGCTTCATCGAGATCTGGTCGAGCATGCCGACACTCTTCCTGCTGATCATCCTGGCCAGCGTCGTGCAGCCGAGCTTCTGGTGGCTTCTCGGGCTGCTGCTGCTCTTCTCGTGGATGAGCCTGGTGGCGGTGGTGCGCGCCGAGTTCCTGCGCGCGCGCAACTTCGACTACGTGCGCGCGGCCCGCGCGCTCGGCGCGCGCGACCTGACGATCATGTTCCGCCACATCCTGCCCAACGCGATGACCGCCGCGCTCTCCTTCCTGCCGTTCATCCTGTCGGCGGCGATCACCTCGCTGACGGCGCTCGACTTCCTGGGCTTCGGCCTGCCGCCGGGGAGCCCCTCGCTCGGCGAGCTCCTGAACCAGGGCAAGAACAACCTGAACGCCCCCTGGCTCGGGCTCTCGGGCTTCTTCGTGATCGCGATCCTGCTCGCGCTGCTGGTCTTCGTCGGCGAGGGGGTGCGCGACGCCTTCGACCCGCGGCGGACCTTCCGCGCTGCGCCGCCGCCGCCGGAGCCCGGCGCCGTCGCGGAGGCCGCGTGAGTCTCCTCGAGGTGCAGGACCTCGCGGTGCGCTTCGAGGGTGGCGGCAAGCCGGTCGACGCCGTACGCGGCGTCTCGTTCACGGTCGAGCGCGGAGAGACGGTGGCGCTCGTCGGCGAGAGCGGCTCGGGGAAGTCGGTGACGGCGCTCTCCGTGCTCCAGCTCCTGCCCCCGGCCGCGCGCCATCCGGCGGGCCGGATCCGCCTCGACGGCCGCGAGATGATCGGGGCGCCCGAGCCCGTGCTGCGCGAGCTGCGCGGCAACCGCGCCGCCATGATCTTCCAGGAGCCGATGACCTCGCTGAATCCGCTCCACCGGGTAGGGCGCCAGATCGGCGAGATCGTGACCCTGCACCGGAAGGCCTCCGACACCGAGGTGCGGGTACGCGCGGTCGAGCTGCTGTGCCAGGTGGGTCTCGACGAGCCCGAGCGCCGGCTCGAGGCCTACCCGCACGAGCTCTCCGGCGGCCAGCGCCAGCGCGTGATGATCGCGATGGCGCTCGCGAACGAGCCGGACCTGCTGATCGCCGACGAGCCCACCACCGCGCTCGACGTCACGATCCAGGCCCAGATCCTGGCGCTCCTGCGCGAGCTGCGCGCGAGGACGGGGATGGCGCTGCTCCTCATCACGCACGATCTCGCGATCGTGCGCCGGATGGCGGATCGCGTGTGCGTGATGCAGGGCGGCCGGATCGTCGAGCAGGGCCACGCCGAGCGCGTCTTCACGGCTCCCGAGCACCCCTACACGCGACACCTGCTGGCGTCCGAGCCGCGGGGCGCTCCGGCCCCCGTGGCGCCCGATGCGCCGACGGTGCTCGAGGCGCGGGACCTGCGGGTCTGGTTCCCGATCCGGCGCGGAGTCCTGCGCCGGGTGACCGGCCACGTGAAGGCGGTGGACGGCGTCTCGCTCGCGGTCCGGGCGGGCGAGACGGTGGGCATCGTCGGCGAGAGCGGCAGCGGCAAGACGACGCTCGCCTTCGGGCTCCTGCGCCTCGAGCGCAGCGAGGGCTCGATCCGCTTCCACGGCCGTGAGCTCCAGGGCCTGCCCTGGGCCGCGACGCGGCCGCTGCGCCGCGCGATGCAGATCGTGTTCCAGGATCCCTTCGCCAGCCTCTCGCCGCGCCTGCCGGTCGGGCGCATCGTCGGCGAGGGGCTCGAGATCCACGGCATGGGCTCCCCGGCCGAGCGCGAGCGGCGCGTGATCGAGGTGCTCGAAGAGGTCGGCCTCGACCCCGCGAGCCGCCATCGCTACCCGCACGAGTTCTCGGGCGGCCAGCGCCAGCGCATCTCGATCGCGCGCGCGCTGGTGCTGCGACCCGAGCTGGTCGTCCTCGACGAGCCCACCTCGGCGCTCGACGTGTCGGTGCAGGCGCAGATCGTCGAGCTGCTCCGCGAGCTCCAGCGCCGCCACCGGCTCGCCTACCTCTTCATCAGCCACGATCTGCGCGTCGTGCGCGCGATGAGCCACCAGATCCTCGTCCTGCGCGGCGGCCGCGTGGTCGAGCAGGGTGCGGCGGAGGTGCTCTTCGCGGCTCCCCGCGAGCCCTACACCCGGGCGCTCCTGGCGGCGGCGATCGACCTCGAGGCGGCGCCGGCGGGGGCGGTGGCGACCTGAGGCCTTCGGGTGCACGATCGAAGGGGGAGGACCGATGACCCGAACCATCCTGCGCGCCCTGGGTCTCCTGCTCTCGTTGCTCGTGCTCGCGGCGGTCGTCCTGACCCTGCGCGCGCTGCGCCTGCCCTCGCGCCAGGTCTCGGTGCCGCCGGCACCCGCGCGCGCGGTCGACGCCGAGCGGGTGGCCGCGCACCTGGCCGAGGCGATCCGGATCCCGACGGTCATCACCTCACCCGACCCCGCAGAGCTCGAGGCCGAGCCCTTCCGCGCCTTCTCGGCCTGGCTTGCGGCGACCTACCCGCGCCTGCACGGGGCACTCGCGCTCGAGCGCGTCTCCGGCCACTCGCTCCTCTACACCTGGCAGGGGAGCGACCCCGCGCTCGCGCCGCTGCTCCTGCTCGCGCACCAGGACGTCGTGCCCGCTGGCAATCCCGAGCGCTGGACGCATCCGCCCTTCTCGGGCGCGATCGCCGAAGGCCAGGTGTGGGGGCGCGGCGCGATCGACGACAAGGGGGCGCTCGTCACGATCTGCGAGGCGGTCGAGGCGCTGCTCGCCGAGGGCTACGAGCCGCGCCGCACCGTGATCCTGGCGTTCGGCCACGACGAGGAGGTGGGCGGGCCGAGCGGCGCGGTGAAGATGGCCGAGCGCCTCGCCGCGCGCGGCGTGCGCCCGGCGCTCGTCCTCGACGAGGGCTACGTGCTGCTCGAGCCCGGTACGGTGCCGGGCTTCGACGGCCCGGTGGCTCCGATCGGTGTCGCCGAGAAGGGCTATGCGACGCTCGCGGTGGTGGCGCGTGCGGCCGGCGGCCACTCCTCGACGCCGCCGCGGCGGACGGCGACCGGCGCGCTGGCGCGTGCGATCACGCAGCTCGAGGAGCACCCGTTCCCGATCTCGGTGGGCGGCGTCACGGGCTCGTTCTTCGCGTGGCTCGCCCCCGAGCTGCCGCTCCCCGGCCGGGTCGCGCTCGCGAACGCCGACCTGCTGGCGCCGCTCCTGTCGGAGGCCGTCCGCCGCGAGCCCGGCGTGAACGCGCTCCTGCGCACGACCACCGCGGTCACGATGCTCTCCGGCTCGCCGAAGGAGAACGTCCTGCCGGTCGAGGCGCGCGCGCTCGTGAACTTCCGCATCCTGCCCGGCGAGACGGGTGAGAGCGTGCTCGCACGCGTCCGCGAGACGGTCGCGGCGCCCGACGTCGAAGCGCGCTTCGAGGGCGAGCACCGCGATCCGAGCCCGGTGTCCCCGAGCGACGGTCCTGCTTTCACGCTGCTCCAGCGCACGATCGGGGAGCTCTTCCCCGGCGCCGTCGTGGCGCCCGCGCTGGTCGTGGGCGGGACCGACGCGAGGAGCTACCACGTCGTCGCCGACGCCGTCTACCGCTTCGGCCCCTTCCGCTTCGGCCCCGCCGACATCAAGCTCCCCCACGGCATCGACGAACGGATCGCCATCGACAACCTCGGCACCGCCGTCCGCTTCTACGCCCGCCTGATCGAGAACGCCAGCCTCTGAGGGGGACAGACCCGGCGATCCGGCGATTCTCTGGACGCTTCCGCCCTCGGCTCGGCTCCTCGTAGAATCGCCGGATCGCCGGGTCTGTCCCCCTCAGGCGAGCCAGAGGAGGCCGATGCCGCAGGCGAGGCCGGCGAGGAAGGCGAGGGAGCGGAGGACGTCGAGGTTCGCGAGGTAGGCGATGGGGTGCACGATGCGGGTGGCGAGGAAGCCGAGCGAGAGGTTGGCGGCCGTGGCGCCGCGCGCGGCCTCGGGGTTGGCGAGGTGGAGCACGACCACCGCCGCCGTGAAGAAGCCGAGCGCCTCCCAGGCGTTGGCCTGGGCGGCGTAGGCACGCGCGCCGGCACCCTCGAGCTTCATGGCCTGCAGGCGCGGGTGCTTGTTGTCGATCCCACCGAGCTGACGCATGCGGAAGTAGCCGCCCGAGAAGGAGAGCACGTAGGGCAGCAGGGCGACGATCACGAGGCACCAGAGCGGGGTCGTCACGAACGATCTCCTTCGAGGCGGGTGCGAAGCACGATACACCGTTCAGGCGCAGTCGATCAGCACCTTGAGCGCGCCCGGCCGGGCCGCGTGCTCCAGGGCGAGCGCCCCGTGAGCGAGGGGAATCCGCTCCGACACCAGCGGGTCCACGTCCACGCGGCCGGCCGCGAGCGCCGCGAGAGCGGGCGGGAAGGGGCCGCAACGCGAGCCGACCACGCTGATCTCGTGGATCACGAGCGGCGCCAGGTCGAGCGGCTCGCGGGCGGCGACGGTGCTCTTCAGCACCAGTGTGCCGCGCGGCTCGGTGAGCTCGACCGCGCGCCGGAAGCCCGAGAGGGTCCCGGTGGCCTCGACCACGATCGGAGCCCGCTCGCCGTGGAACTCGGGGCCCGGGAAGGTCTCGATGCCGCGCGCCGCCAGCACCGCGAGCTTCCCGCGATGGCGCCCGATCGCGGTGACGCGTGCGCCGGCGTCGTGCAGCACCTGCGCGATCAGGAGGCCGAGCTTGCCGTCGCCGAGGACCAGCGCGCGCGCGCCGGCCGGCACCTCCACCTGCGCCAGCACCTCGAAGGCCGCCGCCAGCGGCTCGACGAAGACGGCACGCTCGTCGGGGACGCCGTCGGGCACGCGGTGCAGGTTCTCGACCGGCACCCGCACGGCCTCGGCGAAGGCGCCGTCGGCCTCGTGGATACCCATGACGCGGCGCTGCGGGCAGTGGCGGCGCAGGCCCCTCGCGCAGGTGGGGCAGCGCCCGCACGCGAAGTTGATCTCGCCGACCACGCGCTGGTCGCGCCACTCGGCGGGCCCGTCGAGGACGCGGCCCACGAACTCGTGGCCCAGCACGCCGCGAAAGGCCATGTAGCCGCGCACCAGCTCGAGGTCGGTGCGGCAGACGCCGGCGAGCGACACCCGCACCAGCGCCTCGTCGGGGGAGGGCTTGGGGTCGGGCCGCTCGACCAACGCGGCGCGCTGGCCGTCGAACGCGAGCGCGCGCATGCCTTCCCTCCCCCTAGCCCGGCCAGCCGGCTCCCGGCACCTCCACCTCGATCGCCTCGATCCGACCCTGGCGGTCACCGGTCTCGGCGGGATCGTGCGCCCGGGCCGTGCAGACGAAGAGGGTGCGTCGCTCCGGTCCGCCCAGCATGCACGCGATCGCGGAGCGGTCGACGGCGATGCGCTCCGCCACGGCCCCGCCCTCGCGCACGCGCAGGACCTCGTTGCTCACCGGCGACGCCACCCAGATCGCGCCCTCCGCGTCGAGGCAGATCCCGTCGGGCACGGCCTTCTCGAGCGGTGCCCACACGCGCCGGTTCGAGAGCCGCCCGTCGCCGGCGACGTCGAAGGCCGTGAGCCGCGCGCCGAAGCTCTCGCCGACGATCAGGGTGCGGCCGTCGGGCGTGATCACGGTGCCGTTCGGGAACTGCAGGTCCGAGGCGGCGATCTCGGCGTGCCCGCCGGGATGCACGAGGACCAGGTTCGCGGGAGCGGGCTTCGCTCCACCGTGCAGGTCGAAGCCGAAGTTCCCGACGTAGGCGCGGCCGCCCCCGTCGACGACCATGTCGTTGCAGTGGAAGCTCGCGAAGGGCGCGAGATCGGCGACCCGGGCGAGACCGCGAGCCTCGAGCCGCAGCAGGCGGCGGTCCTTCATCGAGACGACCAGCAGCCGGCCCTCGGGATCCCAGCCGAGCCCCGACGGCTGGTTCGGCACCGCGACGATCGTCTCCACGCGACCCGCGAGGTCCACCGCGAGCACGACGCCGGCGTGCATGTCCGAGAGCCACAGCCGGTCTCCGCGCCAGCGCGGGCCTTCCGGGAAGCGCAGGCCGTCGAGCAGGACGCGGGACGCGCGGGGCATCGCGGTAGGATCCCCCCGCTCGCGCCGGCGCGCCAGCACCGCTCGGCCAGGCTTGGGCCGACATCGGGAGGCGACCGTGGACCTCGTGATCTGCCTGCTCTTCGTCGCCTACCTCTTCCCCTTCGCGGTGGCCGCGCGCTACGAGCACGAACGCCTCGGGCGGATCCTGGTCGCCAACCTCGTGTTCGGTGGGACGGCGATCGGCTGGCTCGCCGTGCTGGGCTGGGCGCGCACCCGGCGGTGCGGCCGCCCGAGCCGGTCATGCACGGCCACCTGCGGCGCCCTGCCGCCCCAGGTCACCGCCTGCACGCCCGCGCCCCCGCCCGGCACCACCGGTCCCGTCACCTGGTCCTTCAGCGGCGCGCTCGCTCCGGGCGCCAGCGGCACGGTCACCTACTCGGTCACGATCGTCCCGCCCTGAGGCCGGCGCCCGGGCCTCGCGCCCCGTCAGGACGCGAGCGGGAAGGGCTCGATCGGGGCCTCGCAGCGCGCCTCGCCGGCGTCGACGGCAGCGAGCGCCCGGCCGAGCGTCGCCGGATCGCGCAGCACGCGCTCGATCAGGAGCGCGAGGTCCGCCCGCCGGAGGAAGCCGTGGATCCGGGGGTCGCTGCTGAGGAGGCCCTGCCCGGTCGGCTCGCCGTCGCGGAGTCCACCCGGTCGCAGGATCGTGTAGGGCAGGGCGCTGCCGCGGAGGTGCTCCTCGGCGCGCGTCTTGGCGTCGACCACCGCGCCGAAGGCCGCCCGCGCCCGCTCGGATCGATACGCGGCCATCTCGCCGCAGCCGATCGCGGTCACGAGCACGAATCGTTCCGGGCGCGCGGCGAGCGCCTGGTCGATCACGATCCGGTTGCCGGCCTCGTCGACGGCGCGCGCGCCGCCGCCCCGGCTGCCGAGGGTGGAGACGACCGCCGCCCCGGCGGGCGTGAGCGCGAAGGCACGCCCCACGTCCTCCGCCGCGAGCGCGTCGCCGCGCACGATGCGGACGCCGAGGGCGTCGAGCGCGGCGGCGTCCGAGCCCGGCCGGACCAGCGCCGTGACGCCCACGCCCTGCGCGCGCAGCCGCCGCGCGAGCTCGAGGCCGGCGCCGCGGCTCGCGCCGAAGACGAGGACGGAGCGCCCGCTCATGCGGGCGCCCGTGCGGCGAGCCGGCGCTCGAGGGCGTCGAAGCGCGCGAGCTGGTCCGCGCACAGCTCGCCCGCGTCGTCGCGCCCGACGAAGAGCTTGAACATCGCGCCGCCCGCGGCGTTGAAGAACTGGATCGAAGCGGTCTGCTTGCCCATGAAGGGCCGGCGCAGGAAGACGATCGAGCGGCAGCGCTCCGCCCGCAGGTGGCCCGAGAGCGCCCCCGCGCCCTGCAGGTTGAAGAACCCGTGGCCGAGCGTGCCGGCGGGAAGCGGGCCCGAGAACTCGAAGACGCCGTCCTCGGTGTGCACGATCAGCCGGACCGGGCCCCACGCAGCCACCTCGGCCATGACCTCGCAGAAGTGCTCGCCGCCGGCCTCGCTCCAGAGCTCCTCCGGCAGGCAGCCGATCACGGTGCGCAGCGAGACGCCGTGCTCCGCCGCCACGCTCTCGAGGACCCCGCCCACCCGGCTCGCGAGCCTCGCGCGCAGTGCCTCGAGGGCGCTGCCGTTCGTCCCGGTCTGGATCTCGCTCATGTCGTCGTCCTCCTGGGTTCGTCGGGATGCAAGACGTCGCGCAGGCCGCGCGCGAGGTTCGGCGCCCAGAAGCGGCCCGCCACCGTGAGGCGGAGGCGCGGGCCGGCGCCTTCGAGGAGACCCGCGCGCTGCCACTGGCCGACGAGCGCGCCGGCGCGCTCCCGCGCGTCCGGCCCGAGCGTGGCGAGGTCGAGTCGCCCCACCTCGAGCTGCGCCGCGAGGTGCTGCTGGAGGCGCTCGTCGGCGTCCGGCTCGCGGATCGCGCGCAGGGGCTTGCGGCCCGCCCGCACGAGCGCGGCGTAGGCCTCGAGCTCCGCCGCCAGCGCGTAGGAGTGCTCGGCGAGGGAGCCGCCGGCGCCGGCGCCGTAGCCGAGGCAGTCGGCGCCCTGCTTGATCAGCAGGTTGTAGAGGTTCCGCTCGCGCGTGGCGCGCGCCCAGTGGCTGTTGCTGATCTGGCGCCAGCCCGCGTCCTCGAGCACGCGCGCGCCCTCGCGGTACAGCGCGCCCTGCTCGGGGAGCGGCAGGGCGGGGCCCGACTTTCCGGCCGCGATGGCGCCGGCGAGCGGCGTCGCCGGATAGACGTTCAGCGGGTAGAGGTCGACCCCGTCGAGCTCGAGGTCGATGCAGGCCCGCAGGTCGTCCTGCCAGGTGTCCGGCGTCTGGCCCGGGAGCCCGATCAGGAGATCGGCGACGATGGCGGCGCGGTCGCGGTCGACGAGCTCGGCGAGGAAGCGCAGCAGCTCGTCGCGCGAGGCGCGGCGCCCCTGGCTTCGGCGCACCGCGGTGTCGAAGCTCTGGACCCCGATCGAGAAGCGGTTGGCGCCGGCCTCCAGGCACGCGTCGACCTTCTCGGCGTCGAAGCCGAGCCAGCGGCCCTCGACCGTGATCTCGCAGTCCGGCGCGAGTGGCAGGGCGCCGCGCAGGGCGCGAAGCAGGTGGTGGAGCTCGCCGGCCGGCAGGGCGCTCGGCGTGCCGCCGCCCAGGTAGAGCGCGTGCACCGGCGCCCGGGCGACGCCGGCCGCGGCGCGCTCGCGCTCGAGCTCCTCGATCACGAGCGACGCGTACCCCGCGATCCTCGCCGGCTGGGCCGGACCCCGGTAGAAGCCGCAGAAGAGGCAATGGTTCGCGCAGAAGGGGACGTTCACGTAGGCGACGCGCTTGCCGCGCGGCGCGGGCGTGCCGATCAGGCGCTGCCACGCCTCCTCGAGGGCGTCCGCCGGCACCGGGCGCTGCCCCCGCCACGGCACGAGCGGGGCGCGTCGCGCGAAGGCGTCCCGGATCGGATCGCCGCCGAGCCGCGCGTGGTGGTCGCCGAGCCTGCCTGTCTGCATCGCCAGCCCGCCCCTCGTCGGGTCATCACGCAGCTGGCGGGTGGCTGGCTCGCGCGTAACGGCGGGCAGGATGGGCGCGGCGGCGGCGTCGCGACATGACGGAGATCATGTCGCCGGGCGGACTCCGCCCCCAGTCAGCCGAGGGTCCGGCGCACCATGAGCCGCTCGTAGGCTCCGGGCCAGAGCGTGGCCAGCCAGAAGGAGGCCCGCGCCTCCCGGCCGACCCAGACCGTCCGCCGGCCCGCCGTGACGCCGCGGAAGATGACCTCGGCGGCGGCCTCGGGGCCGAGCTCGCGGCCCACGCCCGTGCGGGCCCCGGCGCCGGCCGGGCGGCCGTCGGCGCCGAGCGCCCGCGCGCCGATGTCGGTGCGCACGAACGAGGGGCGGACCAGCGTCACGCCGAGCCCGTCGGCCGCGTGCTCGGTGCGCAGCGTCGCGAAGAAGCCCTCGAGCGCGTGCTTGCTCGCCACGTAGCCGCTGCGGGTCGCGAGCGGCGCGAAGCCGGCCACGCTCGAGAGCGCCACCACCCGGCCGCGCCGGGCGAGCAGCGAAGGCAGCGCGGCCTTCGTGCAGTGGACGGCTCCGAAGAAGTTCACCTCGACGACGCGCCGCAGCACCTCGACCGCGGTCTCGCGGACACGGCCCACGTGGGTGATCCCGGCGTTGTTCACGAGCAGGTCGATGCCGCCGAAGGCGGTGAGCACGCGATCGATCGCCGTAGTGCACTCGTCGGGAACGGTCACGTCGCAGCGGAGCGCGAGGCTCCGGGCGCCGGCGCGGCCGAGCTCGTCGGCGGTGGCGGCGGCGGCCTCGGCATCGAGGTCGAGCACGGCCACGGCGTAGTCCGCCTGCGCGAAGCGCTTCGCCAGCGCCGCGCCGATGCCGTGCCCGGCGCCCGTCACCACCATCTGCCTCACGATCCGCTCCCGAAGCGGACGCTGCGATAGTGGTCGAAGCACTCGCTGCTCGTGAAGCGCGGACGGAAGCCGAGCTCGCGCACGAGCGCGTCGTTGGCCAGCACCGGGCGGTAGCGCAGGAAGTCCACCTGCTCCGCGCCCCGCGACGAGAGGCCGAGCCGCCGCGCCAGCCCGAGCGCGCCCCCGAGCAGCGGGGCGGGGAGCGGGAGGTAGGGCCGGCCCAGGCGCCGTGCGATCTCGGGCAGGGCGATCGCCCCGTCGCCGCACAGGTTGTAGATGCCCGCCCGGCGCTCGAGGATCCCCTTCGCGATGGCGGCCGCCACGTCCTCGTCCCAGATCAGCACGAAGGGCGCGTCCGAGCCGGCCACCCCGATGATCACGCGCCGCTCGAAGAGGGCGCTGATGGGGCTCGCGACGCGCGCGCCCAGGATCGTCCCCACCCGGAACACGAGCTGGGAGAGGGCGGGGTGCGCCCGGCGGGCCTCGGCGATCGCCTCCTCCGCCAGCCGCTTGTGCCAGGCGTAGGCGAAGTCCTGGTTCCCGCGCAGGGGGTCCGTCTCGCGCAGCGGGACCGGGTTGTCGGCGTGGTAGCCGTAGGCCGCGCCGCTGCTCGTGTAGACGAGCTGGCGGACGCCCGCCGCCACGCAGGCCTCGATCACGTTGCGGGTGCCGAGCACGTCGATCGAGTACTCGAGCTCGCGCGAGCTCTCGGGGCCGGCCACCACCACGGCCGCCAGGTGCACCACGGTGTCGGCCGCGTGGTGCTCGAGCCGCTTCACGAGCCCGGCTTCGCGCACGTCGCCCGTCTCGTAGACGACGCCCGGCTGGCGATCGGCGGCCGCCGG from Deltaproteobacteria bacterium harbors:
- a CDS encoding SDR family oxidoreductase — protein: MSGRSVLVFGASRGAGLELARRLRAQGVGVTALVRPGSDAAALDALGVRIVRGDALAAEDVGRAFALTPAGAAVVSTLGSRGGGARAVDEAGNRIVIDQALAARPERFVLVTAIGCGEMAAYRSERARAAFGAVVDAKTRAEEHLRGSALPYTILRPGGLRDGEPTGQGLLSSDPRIHGFLRRADLALLIERVLRDPATLGRALAAVDAGEARCEAPIEPFPLAS
- a CDS encoding alcohol dehydrogenase catalytic domain-containing protein encodes the protein MRALAFDGQRAALVERPDPKPSPDEALVRVSLAGVCRTDLELVRGYMAFRGVLGHEFVGRVLDGPAEWRDQRVVGEINFACGRCPTCARGLRRHCPQRRVMGIHEADGAFAEAVRVPVENLHRVPDGVPDERAVFVEPLAAAFEVLAQVEVPAGARALVLGDGKLGLLIAQVLHDAGARVTAIGRHRGKLAVLAARGIETFPGPEFHGERAPIVVEATGTLSGFRRAVELTEPRGTLVLKSTVAAREPLDLAPLVIHEISVVGSRCGPFPPALAALAAGRVDVDPLVSERIPLAHGALALEHAARPGALKVLIDCA
- a CDS encoding M20 family peptidase, giving the protein MTRTILRALGLLLSLLVLAAVVLTLRALRLPSRQVSVPPAPARAVDAERVAAHLAEAIRIPTVITSPDPAELEAEPFRAFSAWLAATYPRLHGALALERVSGHSLLYTWQGSDPALAPLLLLAHQDVVPAGNPERWTHPPFSGAIAEGQVWGRGAIDDKGALVTICEAVEALLAEGYEPRRTVILAFGHDEEVGGPSGAVKMAERLAARGVRPALVLDEGYVLLEPGTVPGFDGPVAPIGVAEKGYATLAVVARAAGGHSSTPPRRTATGALARAITQLEEHPFPISVGGVTGSFFAWLAPELPLPGRVALANADLLAPLLSEAVRREPGVNALLRTTTAVTMLSGSPKENVLPVEARALVNFRILPGETGESVLARVRETVAAPDVEARFEGEHRDPSPVSPSDGPAFTLLQRTIGELFPGAVVAPALVVGGTDARSYHVVADAVYRFGPFRFGPADIKLPHGIDERIAIDNLGTAVRFYARLIENASL
- the hutX gene encoding heme utilization cystosolic carrier protein HutX; amino-acid sequence: MSEIQTGTNGSALEALRARLASRVGGVLESVAAEHGVSLRTVIGCLPEELWSEAGGEHFCEVMAEVAAWGPVRLIVHTEDGVFEFSGPLPAGTLGHGFFNLQGAGALSGHLRAERCRSIVFLRRPFMGKQTASIQFFNAAGGAMFKLFVGRDDAGELCADQLARFDALERRLAARAPA
- a CDS encoding superinfection immunity protein, with amino-acid sequence MDLVICLLFVAYLFPFAVAARYEHERLGRILVANLVFGGTAIGWLAVLGWARTRRCGRPSRSCTATCGALPPQVTACTPAPPPGTTGPVTWSFSGALAPGASGTVTYSVTIVPP
- a CDS encoding MAPEG family protein, which gives rise to MTTPLWCLVIVALLPYVLSFSGGYFRMRQLGGIDNKHPRLQAMKLEGAGARAYAAQANAWEALGFFTAAVVVLHLANPEAARGATAANLSLGFLATRIVHPIAYLANLDVLRSLAFLAGLACGIGLLWLA
- a CDS encoding SMP-30/gluconolactonase/LRE family protein, encoding MPRASRVLLDGLRFPEGPRWRGDRLWLSDMHAGVVLAVDLAGRVETIVAVPNQPSGLGWDPEGRLLVVSMKDRRLLRLEARGLARVADLAPFASFHCNDMVVDGGGRAYVGNFGFDLHGGAKPAPANLVLVHPGGHAEIAASDLQFPNGTVITPDGRTLIVGESFGARLTAFDVAGDGRLSNRRVWAPLEKAVPDGICLDAEGAIWVASPVSNEVLRVREGGAVAERIAVDRSAIACMLGGPERRTLFVCTARAHDPAETGDRQGRIEAIEVEVPGAGWPG